The proteins below come from a single Dinghuibacter silviterrae genomic window:
- a CDS encoding sugar phosphate isomerase/epimerase family protein, with protein sequence MQTRRTFIKQASLATTGLLFTPKILFPPSSLIGLQLFTVRDQIAKDPEETLAKIAQIGYTSVELFGYGNGKFFGQTPAQFFGLLKKYKLATPSGHYMMVNYLTKGDMDELKDNIAAAAAMGHRYFVIPFLLDNMRTSLDDYKRLADKFNVAATEARKAGMKLAYHNHNFEFKDWGGGKTGFDVFLHQTDPAQVFFEMDMYWVTRAGLSPIQLIKDHPGRFKMWHVKDMSVKADPSYTTGGQQYFAEVGTGVIDYKEIFRYKKESGMEYFYVEQDQVSRPVYDAISNSFSYVKANLAR encoded by the coding sequence ATGCAAACCCGACGCACGTTTATAAAACAAGCCAGTCTGGCCACCACCGGGCTCCTCTTCACCCCGAAAATTCTGTTTCCCCCTTCCTCGCTTATAGGTCTTCAATTGTTCACCGTTCGCGACCAAATTGCAAAGGACCCCGAAGAAACCCTCGCCAAAATAGCCCAGATCGGCTATACTTCGGTGGAGCTTTTTGGCTATGGCAACGGCAAATTCTTTGGCCAGACCCCGGCACAATTCTTCGGGTTGCTCAAAAAATACAAGCTCGCCACCCCCAGCGGTCACTATATGATGGTCAACTACCTGACAAAAGGGGACATGGACGAACTAAAGGATAACATCGCCGCCGCCGCCGCCATGGGACACCGCTATTTCGTCATCCCCTTCTTACTGGACAATATGCGCACCAGCCTCGACGACTACAAACGACTGGCCGACAAGTTCAACGTCGCAGCGACGGAAGCCCGAAAAGCGGGCATGAAACTCGCCTACCACAACCACAACTTTGAATTCAAAGACTGGGGCGGTGGCAAAACCGGCTTCGACGTCTTTCTACACCAAACCGATCCGGCCCAGGTTTTCTTTGAAATGGACATGTACTGGGTCACCCGGGCCGGTCTCAGCCCCATACAGCTCATCAAAGACCATCCCGGCCGCTTCAAAATGTGGCACGTAAAAGACATGTCCGTAAAAGCAGACCCCAGCTACACCACCGGCGGACAGCAATACTTCGCCGAAGTCGGCACCGGCGTCATCGACTATAAAGAAATATTCCGCTACAAGAAAGAATCCGGTATGGAATACTTCTACGTCGAGCAAGACCAGGTCAGCCGCCCGGTGTACGATGCCATCTCCAACAGCTTTTCCTACGTCAAGGCCAACCTTGCCCGGTAA
- a CDS encoding DUF6915 family protein, whose protein sequence is MNYWKHSLLSRKKFLGTPEDYLPIHKFLDSSKLFYFDIRHRILLHHTYGIDLCIEKFGEFVCNSDGRRVLVRDIAAEHCKEDLLGVVPTLNNWFKYVDDDLLGHIKPVQTADAKLKEFMLRPLLMSGLKSTLMITHSNFGIYLAKEFLGIDYALELAYHLQPTGINELLPYIKLVDRWQYTPDIKQLKDLDNESN, encoded by the coding sequence ATGAATTATTGGAAACATAGCCTTTTGTCAAGGAAAAAATTCCTGGGAACCCCGGAAGACTACTTGCCTATCCATAAGTTCTTGGATTCGAGCAAATTGTTTTACTTCGATATCAGGCATAGGATCCTTCTGCACCATACGTATGGGATAGATTTATGCATCGAAAAGTTTGGCGAATTTGTTTGTAATTCCGATGGGCGAAGAGTGCTCGTTCGCGATATTGCCGCGGAGCATTGTAAAGAAGATTTGCTGGGGGTTGTCCCCACTTTAAATAACTGGTTTAAATATGTAGATGATGACCTGCTTGGACATATTAAGCCGGTTCAGACGGCAGATGCCAAATTGAAGGAATTTATGTTGCGCCCGCTGTTGATGTCCGGGCTGAAGTCCACGTTGATGATCACGCACAGCAACTTTGGGATTTATCTTGCAAAGGAGTTCCTGGGAATCGATTATGCCTTGGAACTTGCATACCATCTTCAACCAACCGGTATTAATGAATTGCTGCCGTATATTAAGTTGGTCGACAGATGGCAGTATACCCCCGATATTAAACAATTGAAAGACCTTGACAATGAATCCAATTAA
- a CDS encoding cation:proton antiporter: MQLYDVFALLTVLAALFGYLNYRFLRLPDTIGVMLISLVVSLGIIILGGIKPVLFRQATDLIRGIDFYKILVRYMLGLLLFAGAIHIDGHQLKKESGYVLTFSTISVLISTALVALLLYFVCSLLHHPIGLIYCLLFGALISPTDPIAVLSILRKAGIPPSMEVRITGESLFNDGVGIVVFLCIYQIAQAGPGHLQLTDVLRLFAQEAGGGILLGVLLGYAGFYLLRTIDYYQVELLITIAIVMGGSLLAEYLHVSSPLAMVMAGLITGNKTRLKGMTDTSRDYIDQFWSMADNLLNALLFLLIGLEMIAIPFTTAILITGCCVIPIVLAVRYLSVLIPISLLHFRSGFEKKAIGILTWGGLRGGLSVALALSVPASMQGQFLVAITYMVVLFSILVQGLTIGKFARRVPRPGGPHSK; the protein is encoded by the coding sequence ATGCAACTCTACGACGTTTTCGCCCTCCTCACCGTCCTGGCCGCTCTTTTCGGCTATTTGAACTACCGTTTCCTACGCCTGCCCGACACCATCGGCGTCATGCTTATCTCACTCGTCGTTTCGCTGGGCATCATCATCCTGGGAGGCATAAAACCCGTCCTGTTCCGGCAGGCCACCGACCTCATCCGCGGGATCGATTTCTATAAGATCCTCGTGAGGTATATGCTTGGCCTGCTGCTCTTCGCAGGCGCCATTCACATCGACGGCCACCAATTAAAAAAAGAAAGCGGCTACGTACTCACCTTCTCGACCATCAGTGTTTTAATTTCCACCGCGCTGGTCGCCCTGCTTTTATATTTCGTTTGTAGCCTTTTACACCACCCTATCGGGCTCATCTACTGTCTTCTTTTTGGCGCCTTGATTTCGCCCACCGACCCCATCGCGGTCCTGAGCATTCTCCGGAAAGCCGGCATACCTCCTTCCATGGAAGTCAGGATCACCGGGGAGTCGCTCTTTAACGACGGGGTAGGCATCGTTGTCTTTCTATGCATCTACCAGATCGCACAAGCGGGGCCGGGCCATCTTCAACTGACAGACGTCCTGCGCCTGTTCGCCCAGGAAGCGGGCGGCGGCATTCTGCTGGGTGTCCTCCTCGGTTACGCCGGTTTCTACCTGTTGCGCACCATTGACTATTACCAGGTAGAACTGCTCATCACCATCGCCATTGTCATGGGTGGCAGTCTCCTGGCAGAATACTTACACGTCAGCAGCCCCCTTGCCATGGTCATGGCCGGCCTCATCACCGGTAACAAAACCCGTCTGAAAGGCATGACCGATACCTCCAGGGACTATATAGATCAATTCTGGAGCATGGCCGACAACCTCTTAAACGCGCTTCTTTTCCTCCTGATCGGCCTGGAAATGATCGCCATACCCTTCACCACCGCCATTCTTATTACCGGATGCTGCGTCATCCCCATCGTCCTGGCCGTCCGTTACCTGTCCGTACTGATCCCTATAAGCCTCTTGCACTTTCGCTCCGGTTTTGAAAAAAAAGCCATCGGTATCCTTACCTGGGGCGGACTCCGCGGGGGACTTTCCGTGGCGCTGGCGTTGTCTGTCCCGGCCTCGATGCAGGGACAATTCCTCGTCGCCATCACCTACATGGTCGTTCTTTTTTCGATTCTCGTACAAGGCCTTACCATCGGCAAGTTTGCCCGCCGGGTACCTCGACCAGGCGGCCCGCACAGCAAATGA
- a CDS encoding helix-turn-helix domain-containing protein: MRPVFQRLGDAFVYSCTFDTTYAYEQFVPEHLLAYQLSGQTHIYHQRGELVLEEGQLLLARGNQFAKSKKVPGANNEYKCLSVVMTTERLRQFASENDIVCAEKYSGGKNIILEPDSFFKSYFDSITPYIKEWKNVSTRMATLKVHEAIALLVHLRPGLQSFLFDFADPHKQDLEAFMLKNFQYNAPLENFARLSGRSLTGFKREFAQTFKTSPAKWLKDKRLSEAYYLIRQKNRKPQDFYLDLGFENLSHFYSSFKHKYGMTPAEIKPQNHDH, translated from the coding sequence ATGCGGCCCGTTTTCCAGCGCCTAGGCGACGCCTTCGTTTATTCGTGTACGTTCGATACAACGTACGCCTACGAACAATTCGTCCCTGAGCACCTCCTGGCGTATCAACTATCGGGTCAGACCCATATTTATCACCAGCGCGGCGAGCTGGTTTTGGAAGAAGGGCAACTGTTGCTTGCCAGGGGGAATCAATTTGCCAAAAGCAAAAAGGTCCCCGGCGCCAACAATGAATACAAATGCCTTTCCGTGGTGATGACCACCGAACGCCTGCGACAATTCGCGTCGGAGAATGACATTGTCTGTGCCGAAAAATATAGTGGGGGGAAAAATATCATACTCGAACCCGATTCCTTTTTCAAAAGCTATTTCGATTCCATAACGCCGTACATCAAGGAGTGGAAAAACGTGAGCACAAGGATGGCGACCCTAAAGGTCCATGAAGCCATAGCATTGCTCGTACACCTACGCCCAGGCCTGCAATCCTTTCTTTTTGACTTTGCGGACCCGCACAAACAAGACCTCGAAGCATTCATGCTCAAGAATTTCCAGTACAATGCGCCGCTGGAGAACTTTGCCAGACTGTCCGGCAGGAGCCTGACCGGTTTCAAAAGGGAATTCGCCCAAACATTCAAGACCTCACCGGCAAAATGGCTCAAAGACAAACGCCTGTCGGAAGCCTATTACCTGATCAGGCAAAAAAACCGGAAACCGCAGGATTTCTACCTCGACCTCGGTTTTGAAAACCTCTCCCACTTTTACTCCTCCTTCAAGCATAAATACGGAATGACCCCCGCAGAAATAAAACCCCAAAACCATGACCACTGA
- a CDS encoding nuclear transport factor 2 family protein, translating to MTTEQRLQQLEDRIAIRELIDAYTYCADTRNIQGHIALFTEDTNFEVYYDEKSPTPTQVVMGRNNLYPVFNDLNQYFSTMHFNGQSTLKVDGDRATGITYCRAYHLTVPDGVQKLMIAGIRYYDTMVKQGGAWLFAERKLKVCWIENR from the coding sequence ATGACCACTGAACAAAGGCTACAACAACTGGAAGACCGGATCGCCATCCGGGAACTCATCGACGCCTACACGTATTGCGCCGATACGCGCAATATCCAGGGACATATAGCCCTCTTTACCGAGGACACCAACTTTGAGGTATATTATGACGAAAAATCGCCTACGCCGACCCAGGTCGTCATGGGTAGAAACAACCTCTACCCCGTGTTCAATGATCTGAACCAATACTTTTCAACGATGCACTTCAACGGCCAAAGTACGCTCAAGGTAGACGGGGACCGGGCAACAGGCATCACCTATTGCCGGGCCTATCACCTGACCGTCCCCGACGGGGTGCAAAAGCTGATGATTGCCGGTATCCGGTACTACGACACAATGGTCAAACAAGGCGGCGCCTGGCTGTTCGCCGAACGAAAATTGAAAGTATGCTGGATCGAAAATAGGTAA
- a CDS encoding TonB-dependent receptor, producing the protein MNRIIYLFVALIYIQPLMAGNTVLFGSISGTVKEKTDGKPIAGASISIPDLKIGTFTDAEGNFTLNFNSKGLHLVEISFVGYATVYKTIDLNKTSTLDIQMSISNIETDEVVVTGVSRATELKRTPIPIVALSKTFLQEHAAATNIIDAVANVPGVSAVTTGPNISKPFIHGLGYNRVVTAEDGIRQEGQQWGDEHGIEVDQNSIDRVEIIKGPASLSYGSDAIGGVVNLITPSPVPQGKILGYVSGIYGTNNGMINSSVRLQGNENGFVWGLQASQKAAKDYQNERDGRNWATNFNEKDARVMLGLNKKWGYSYLNASLFDDLQAIPDGSRDSATRKFTYQITDADTTRPIVSNSMLNSYSLPTLHQHVQLYRIYDVSSFALGNGNLNVNLGWQYSHRREFTHPTAPDIPGLNLQLTTYNYDIKYNFDLGGYETSVGVNGMYQNNALGYSTDFPIPAYHQFDIGAFLVEKKTYEKFDLLGGVRFDTRSFSGQGAYIDTSVAYYPSLYKGPNPTTTPNVALQFSPLNKTFSGLTGSIGATYNVTDHFLVKANIARGYRAPSIAELSANGPDPGSQIYHVGNSNFKPEFSVQGDFGVALSYPFLTASVSFFDNNIQNYIFQEQLLDANGNPKRVNADGSPNPNGQYSEFSYVQSKARIDGGEAYLDIHPVSWLHFENALTLTYGTNLSNGGHAPDSLKYLPFIPPLHTHTELRTVDSKKGFGRFKKGYIYVGFDHYDAQNRFFAAYGTETYTAGYNLLSAGLGVNLVNAAGKNIVQLFIEGTNLANINYQSNMSRLKYFDNPVVPPGIQPGMFNMGRNITFKVIVPFDLSPKNS; encoded by the coding sequence ATGAACCGGATCATATATCTATTTGTTGCCTTAATTTATATCCAACCCCTGATGGCAGGGAATACCGTCCTCTTCGGCTCCATATCCGGCACCGTCAAGGAAAAAACCGATGGCAAGCCCATCGCCGGTGCTTCCATTTCGATCCCCGACCTTAAGATAGGTACCTTCACCGACGCGGAGGGGAATTTCACCCTCAACTTCAATTCCAAGGGTCTTCACCTGGTGGAGATCAGCTTTGTGGGCTACGCCACCGTCTATAAGACCATCGACCTAAACAAAACGTCTACCCTGGATATTCAAATGTCCATATCCAACATCGAAACGGATGAAGTCGTCGTCACCGGTGTCAGCAGGGCCACGGAATTAAAAAGAACACCCATCCCCATTGTCGCGTTGAGTAAAACTTTCCTCCAGGAACACGCGGCCGCCACCAATATCATCGATGCAGTGGCCAACGTACCGGGTGTCAGCGCCGTCACTACGGGCCCCAACATCTCCAAACCCTTTATCCACGGCCTGGGCTATAACCGGGTCGTCACGGCTGAAGACGGTATTCGCCAGGAGGGCCAGCAATGGGGCGACGAACACGGCATCGAAGTAGACCAAAACTCGATCGACCGCGTCGAGATCATCAAAGGCCCCGCCAGCCTCAGCTATGGCTCCGACGCCATCGGGGGTGTCGTTAACCTGATCACGCCCTCTCCCGTGCCCCAAGGCAAAATACTCGGCTATGTCAGCGGCATCTACGGCACCAACAACGGGATGATCAATAGTTCCGTCCGCCTGCAAGGCAATGAGAACGGGTTTGTCTGGGGTCTTCAGGCTTCCCAAAAGGCGGCCAAAGACTACCAGAACGAGCGGGACGGACGCAACTGGGCGACGAACTTCAACGAAAAAGACGCACGGGTCATGTTGGGTCTTAACAAAAAATGGGGCTATTCCTACCTCAATGCCTCTTTGTTCGATGACCTACAGGCAATACCCGACGGGAGCCGCGACTCGGCCACCCGCAAATTCACCTACCAGATCACCGACGCCGACACCACCCGCCCGATCGTCAGCAATTCGATGCTCAATTCCTATTCGCTCCCTACCCTACACCAACACGTCCAGTTGTACCGCATCTACGACGTCAGCAGCTTCGCCCTGGGCAATGGTAACCTCAATGTCAACCTTGGCTGGCAATACAGCCACCGGCGGGAGTTTACCCACCCCACCGCGCCGGATATCCCCGGTCTTAACCTCCAGCTCACTACCTATAACTATGACATCAAGTACAATTTCGACCTGGGTGGTTACGAAACCAGCGTTGGTGTCAACGGGATGTACCAGAACAATGCTTTAGGCTACAGCACCGATTTCCCGATCCCTGCTTACCACCAATTCGACATCGGCGCTTTCCTCGTGGAAAAGAAAACCTATGAGAAATTCGACCTGCTGGGCGGTGTCCGGTTTGACACCCGTTCCTTCTCCGGGCAGGGTGCCTATATCGATACATCCGTAGCCTACTACCCTTCCCTTTACAAAGGACCAAACCCCACCACGACGCCTAACGTAGCCCTGCAATTCAGTCCCTTGAACAAGACGTTCTCCGGGCTCACCGGCAGCATCGGGGCCACCTACAACGTCACCGACCACTTCCTGGTAAAGGCCAACATTGCCCGTGGCTACCGCGCGCCCAGCATCGCCGAACTGTCCGCCAACGGACCCGACCCGGGCTCGCAGATCTACCACGTGGGCAACAGCAATTTCAAACCGGAATTCAGTGTGCAGGGAGACTTCGGCGTCGCGCTGAGCTATCCCTTCCTGACCGCCAGCGTCAGCTTCTTTGACAACAATATCCAAAACTATATCTTCCAGGAACAACTGCTCGACGCGAACGGTAACCCCAAGCGGGTCAACGCCGACGGATCGCCCAATCCCAACGGCCAGTACAGCGAGTTCTCCTATGTCCAAAGCAAGGCGCGCATCGACGGGGGCGAGGCCTATCTCGACATCCACCCGGTCTCCTGGCTCCATTTCGAAAACGCCCTCACCCTGACCTACGGCACCAATCTTTCCAACGGAGGACATGCCCCCGACAGCCTGAAATACCTGCCCTTTATCCCGCCGCTCCATACCCACACGGAACTGCGCACCGTGGACAGCAAAAAGGGCTTTGGCCGTTTCAAGAAAGGGTATATATACGTCGGCTTTGATCACTATGACGCCCAGAACCGTTTCTTTGCCGCCTATGGTACGGAAACCTATACGGCCGGCTATAACCTCCTGAGCGCCGGTCTCGGCGTCAACCTGGTGAACGCCGCCGGCAAAAATATCGTGCAGCTCTTCATCGAGGGCACCAACCTGGCCAACATCAACTACCAGTCGAACATGAGCCGGTTAAAGTATTTCGACAACCCCGTCGTTCCCCCCGGTATCCAGCCCGGGATGTTCAACATGGGGCGGAACATCACCTTCAAG